The genomic stretch ACGAGTTCGAGAGCCTGCGCATGCACGGCATCCGCCAGGCCGACGTGAGGGGATACTCGTACTCCCGGGACGACGTCTCGGCCCGGGGCCTCGCCAACTCCTACTCCCAGATCCTCGGCCAGATCTTCACCGAGGCGATGAAGCCGTACGAGGTGGAAATCCTGGTGGCCGCCGTCGGTGAGGCCGGACAGCCGAACGAGATGTACCACATCCTCTACGACGGCAGCGTCGCCGACGAGACCGACTGGGTGGCCATGGGCGGTCAGTCCGAGGAGCTCTCCGCCTACCTGGAGAAGAACTTCAAGCCGGCGCTTGCACTGAACGAAGCCGTCAGGCTGGGTGTCGCATCGCTGCGGGAGGTCGAAAACCGGGATCTGCCCAACGGCAACCTCGAGGTGGCGGTCCTCGACCGCACCCGGGAGCGCCGCAAGTTCAGCCGCCTCACCAACAAAGAGGTTGCTGCGGCCATCGAAGAGGCCGACTCCGCCTAAAAGCGGGGTACTCGGCGGCGACGCCATCGCACCGTCCGCCTCCTGCCGCGCGCACCGTTGCGCATACCCTTACACTTGCTCCGTGAGCCTGAATGGCAGCTTCTGTGCAGGGTGCGGAAATGGTCATCACCTTCCGGGCTTGAATCGCATGTTCCCGGCGGAAGCTTCCTGATGGAACGCAGGATCTTCGGCCTGGAGAACGAGTACGGCGTCACCTGCACCTTCCGGGGGCAGCGCCGCCTCTCCCCCGACGAGGTAGCCCGCTACCTGTTCAGGAGGGTCGTGTCCTGGGGCCGCTCCTCCAACGTCTTCCTCGAGAACGGTGCCCGGCTCTACCTCGACGTCGGCTCCCACCCCGAGTACGCCACCCCCGAGTGCGACGACATCCGCCAGCTGATCGCCCACGACAAGGCGGGCGAACGGATCCTCGAAGCCCTGGTGAACGCCGCCGAGATGCGCCTCCGCGAGGAAGGCATCGCCGGACAGGTCTACCTGTTCAAGAACAACACCGACTCCGCAGGCAACTCCTACGGCTGCCACGAGAACTACCTGGTCAGCCGCTACGGCGAGTTCGGAAAGCTAGCCGAGCACCTGATCCCGTTCTTCGTCTCCCGCCAGATCTTCACCGGCGCCGGCAAGGTGCTGCAGACCGCCCGGGGCGCCCGCTACTGCATCTCCCAGCGGGCCGAGCACATCTGGGAGGGCGTCTCGTCGGCGACCACCCGCTCCCGGCCGATCATCAACACCCGGGACGAGCCGCACGCCGACGCCGAGAAGTACCGCCGCCTTCACGTAATCGTCGGGGACTCCTCGATGAGCGAGTACACCGCCTGGATCAAGATCGCCACCACCGCAGTGTTGCTGAGGATGCTCGAAGAGGGCATCGTCATGCGAGACCTTTCGCTTGAGAACCCGATCCGGGCCATACGCGAGATCTCGCACGACATCACCTGCCGTCGCAAGGTCCGCCTGGCCAACGGGCGGGAGGCCTCCGCCATCGAGCTGCAGTGGGAGTACCTCAGCCGGGCAGCCGACTACGTCGACCGCAGGGACGACCCGGAGATGAAGGAGACCGTGCGGGCCTGGGAGGAGTGCCTGGTGCTGCTGGAGGACGACTTCACCAAGCTGGACACCAAAGTCGACTGGGTCATGAAGTACACGATGCTCCAGGACTACCGGACCAAGCACGGCCTGGGCCTCGGGCACCCCAAGCTGGCCCTGATGGACCTTGCCTACCACGACGTCAGCCGCCGCAGGGGCCTCTACTACCTGCTGGAGCGCAACGGCCTGGCCGAACGCTACGTCACCGACGCCGAGATCGACACCGCCAAGCTGGAGCCGCCCCAAACCACCAGGGCGAAACTCAGGGGAGAGTTCATCAAGACCGCCAAGCGGCGCCGCCGGGACTTCACCGTCGACTGGGTCCACCTGAAGCTCAACGACCAGGCGCAGCGGACGCTGCTGTGCAAAGACCCCTTCAAAAGCGTTGACGACCGCGTCGCTCGCCTCATAGCCTCACTTTAGGGACCGGCAGAAAAAGGGTGTAACGCCGCGGGGGAGGCGGTCGTTTACATGGATATGGATGATCTCAGCGAGATCCAACTCCGCATCGCCAAGATCGAAGAAGGCCTCAATGAGGTCAAGGCGCTCGTCCAGCAAGCCGCCGCCAAGCAGAGTCCGGCACCCGCTCCCCCGCCGAATCAGGCGCCCCGGCAGAACCCCGTGTTTCCATCGCTGAGGGTCGGCCCGGCGCCAACGCCACCGCCGACTCCGGCGCAGCAGCTCTGGCAGCAGCCTCCCCCCGCAACTCCTCCTCCCCCACCGTTCCCGGCTCGACCTTCCTTTGTTAACCCCCCGAAGCGGCGGAAACGTGAAGTTCCCCTTCGTGTCCCAACTCCACCGCCGGCAGCCGCGGTTGCCCCCGCTCGGAACGCAGCCACCTCTCCTCCCTACGAGCCTCCGCCTCCGGCGCCCAGCCCGCTCCGCAGCGGCGAGTTCGAGGCAAACATGCTGGGAAGCTGGTTTGCCCGCATCGGAGCATTCGCCATCTTTCTCGGGGCGGCCTTCGCCTTCAAGTACGCGGTGGACCGCGACCTGATCAGCCCTGCCGGCCGCATCGCAATTGGGGTGCTTCTCGGCGCCGCCTTCATCGGTTGGGGCGAGTGGGCGCGTCGCAAGACCTGGCCTCTTTTCGCTCAAGCCGTTGCCGGCGGAGGCGTTGCGATCATGTACCTGTCGGTGTGGGCCGGCTACCAGCTCTACGACCTGATGTCTCCGGCGCTGGCACTGATCTTCCTGGCTGCGGTTGT from Actinomycetota bacterium encodes the following:
- the prcA gene encoding proteasome subunit alpha, with product EFESLRMHGIRQADVRGYSYSRDDVSARGLANSYSQILGQIFTEAMKPYEVEILVAAVGEAGQPNEMYHILYDGSVADETDWVAMGGQSEELSAYLEKNFKPALALNEAVRLGVASLREVENRDLPNGNLEVAVLDRTRERRKFSRLTNKEVAAAIEEADSA
- the pafA gene encoding Pup--protein ligase → MERRIFGLENEYGVTCTFRGQRRLSPDEVARYLFRRVVSWGRSSNVFLENGARLYLDVGSHPEYATPECDDIRQLIAHDKAGERILEALVNAAEMRLREEGIAGQVYLFKNNTDSAGNSYGCHENYLVSRYGEFGKLAEHLIPFFVSRQIFTGAGKVLQTARGARYCISQRAEHIWEGVSSATTRSRPIINTRDEPHADAEKYRRLHVIVGDSSMSEYTAWIKIATTAVLLRMLEEGIVMRDLSLENPIRAIREISHDITCRRKVRLANGREASAIELQWEYLSRAADYVDRRDDPEMKETVRAWEECLVLLEDDFTKLDTKVDWVMKYTMLQDYRTKHGLGLGHPKLALMDLAYHDVSRRRGLYYLLERNGLAERYVTDAEIDTAKLEPPQTTRAKLRGEFIKTAKRRRRDFTVDWVHLKLNDQAQRTLLCKDPFKSVDDRVARLIASL